The following coding sequences lie in one Quadrisphaera setariae genomic window:
- a CDS encoding TetR/AcrR family transcriptional regulator, whose translation MRQTREQIDAGIVEAAAALLAENGVERTSLREIAEAVGYSKTGLLHRFGSKDSLLEAVADSCLDAVRAVAEDVAHLPEGPERDAAAAAGLSGLAVSAPGRLAIALAQEGALDGSPLGERLAPVPALLSACFSSAPAAAPSCAQVSPHAPVRLGGPDAERAGLERAARVTAALAASLAVAEQFRHHDAALLRPLLERIALDVLQPTPAPASPAALGQAV comes from the coding sequence GTGAGGCAGACGCGCGAGCAGATCGACGCCGGCATCGTCGAGGCCGCCGCGGCCCTCCTGGCCGAGAACGGCGTGGAGCGCACCTCGCTGCGCGAGATCGCTGAGGCCGTGGGCTACTCCAAGACAGGCCTGCTGCACCGCTTCGGGTCCAAGGACTCCCTGCTCGAGGCCGTCGCCGACAGCTGCCTCGACGCGGTCCGCGCCGTCGCCGAGGACGTGGCCCACCTGCCCGAGGGCCCCGAGCGGGACGCCGCCGCGGCCGCGGGCCTGTCGGGCCTCGCGGTCAGTGCACCCGGTCGCCTCGCCATCGCGCTGGCCCAGGAGGGCGCCCTGGACGGGTCCCCCCTCGGCGAGCGCCTGGCGCCGGTGCCCGCCCTGCTCTCGGCCTGCTTCAGCTCCGCGCCGGCCGCCGCCCCCAGCTGCGCGCAGGTCAGCCCCCACGCGCCCGTGCGCCTGGGAGGGCCCGACGCCGAGCGCGCCGGGCTCGAGCGGGCCGCCCGGGTGACCGCCGCGCTCGCCGCGAGCCTCGCCGTGGCCGAGCAGTTCCGCCACCACGACGCCGCCCTGCTGCGGCCCCTGCTCGAGCGCATCGCGCTGGACGTCCTGCAGCCCACCCCCGCCCCCGCGAGCCCCGCCGCCCTCGGTCAGGCCGTCTGA
- a CDS encoding MMPL family transporter: MATFLQRLGRACHSRRWLVLAVWLVVLAAVGGSAAAFSKPFTADVTIPGLESTKALSTLQERFGAAAAGGDGATARVVVQVPQGQTVTDPADAQRIGQLVAELGELPQVEGVSNPFDQASPTVSPDLRAAYVDVRYGVPTGDITEASRTALVDAVEGAATGGWDAAVGGQAVTDPAALGGVGEVLGVVVAVVVLLVTYGTLVTAGLNLLTALIGVGVGALGIVAATALTDVQSTTTILAIMLGLAVGIDYGLFVLSRLRQELLAGRSVPDAVGVATGTAGSAVVTAGLTVVIALAGLSVVGIPFLTQMGVAAAATVAVAVLVALTLLPALAGVLGLRLLSRRQRHHLQRMRETTGRLDVEPHAQHAHAARRAGVLPAWARFVTRQRLVSLLAVVVVLGVVAVPVFSLRTTLGDDSTAEEGSQQRRAYDLVAQHWGPGVAGPLLVLVDGGADPTQQAAQLAAEVEGLPDVATDLPGGGVVGPVPSPDGTAALVTVIPASGPSTEATTDLVSDIRALRTSGGGQVSVTGSTAVSVDISAKLNGALPVYLAVVVGLALVLLLVVFRSVLVPVTAVLGFLLTVGAALGATVAIFEWGWLQQLVNANGEAPIISFAPILVVGILFGLAMDYQIFIVSRIHEAHSRASRSEEPMVAVVSGFGAAAPVVVAAATIMLSVFGGFVPEGNATIKPIAFALAVGVLFDAVLVRMVLIPAVLALLGRAAWWLPRWLRWLPELDVEGRAVEASLASGARGERPGEATGERTGAAAH, encoded by the coding sequence GTGGCGACCTTCCTGCAGCGGCTCGGCCGCGCCTGCCACTCCCGCCGCTGGCTCGTGCTGGCCGTCTGGCTGGTGGTCCTGGCCGCCGTCGGCGGCTCGGCCGCAGCCTTCAGCAAGCCCTTCACCGCCGATGTGACCATCCCGGGCCTGGAGTCCACGAAGGCCCTGTCCACGCTGCAGGAGCGCTTCGGCGCCGCCGCGGCCGGAGGTGACGGAGCCACCGCCCGGGTGGTGGTGCAGGTGCCGCAGGGCCAGACGGTCACCGACCCCGCCGACGCCCAGCGCATCGGCCAGCTGGTCGCCGAGCTCGGGGAGCTCCCCCAGGTCGAGGGCGTGTCGAACCCGTTCGACCAGGCCAGCCCCACGGTCTCGCCCGACCTGCGCGCCGCCTACGTCGACGTCCGCTACGGCGTGCCCACCGGCGACATCACCGAGGCCTCCCGCACCGCGCTGGTCGACGCCGTCGAGGGCGCCGCCACCGGTGGCTGGGACGCCGCCGTCGGCGGTCAGGCGGTCACCGACCCCGCCGCGCTCGGGGGCGTGGGCGAGGTGCTCGGCGTCGTCGTCGCCGTCGTGGTGCTGCTGGTCACCTACGGCACCCTCGTGACCGCGGGGCTCAACCTGCTCACCGCTCTCATCGGCGTGGGCGTGGGCGCGCTCGGCATCGTCGCGGCGACCGCGCTGACCGACGTGCAGTCGACCACCACGATCTTGGCGATCATGCTCGGCCTGGCCGTGGGCATCGACTACGGCCTCTTCGTCCTGTCGCGCCTGCGCCAGGAGCTCCTGGCGGGGCGCTCCGTCCCCGACGCCGTGGGCGTGGCCACCGGCACCGCCGGCAGCGCCGTGGTCACCGCGGGCCTGACCGTGGTCATCGCCCTGGCGGGGCTGTCCGTGGTGGGCATCCCGTTCCTCACGCAGATGGGCGTCGCCGCCGCCGCCACGGTGGCCGTCGCCGTCCTCGTGGCGCTCACCCTGCTCCCGGCGCTCGCGGGCGTGCTCGGCCTCCGGCTGCTCAGCCGCCGCCAGCGCCACCACCTGCAGCGGATGCGCGAGACCACCGGTCGCCTCGACGTCGAGCCGCACGCGCAGCACGCGCACGCCGCCCGTCGCGCGGGCGTCCTGCCCGCCTGGGCGCGCTTCGTCACGCGCCAGCGCCTGGTGAGCCTGCTCGCCGTCGTCGTCGTCCTCGGGGTGGTGGCGGTGCCGGTGTTCTCCCTGCGCACGACCCTCGGCGACGACAGCACCGCGGAGGAGGGCAGCCAGCAGCGCCGCGCCTACGACCTCGTCGCGCAGCACTGGGGCCCCGGTGTCGCCGGCCCGCTGCTGGTGCTGGTGGACGGCGGCGCCGACCCCACCCAGCAGGCCGCCCAGCTCGCCGCCGAGGTCGAGGGGCTGCCGGACGTCGCCACCGACCTGCCCGGCGGGGGCGTCGTCGGACCGGTGCCCTCACCTGACGGCACGGCCGCGCTCGTCACCGTCATCCCCGCGTCCGGCCCGTCCACCGAGGCCACCACGGACCTCGTCTCCGACATCCGGGCCCTGCGCACCAGCGGCGGCGGCCAGGTGAGCGTCACCGGGTCGACCGCCGTCAGCGTGGACATCTCCGCCAAGCTCAACGGCGCGCTGCCCGTCTACCTCGCCGTGGTGGTGGGCCTCGCGCTGGTGCTGCTGCTGGTCGTCTTCAGGTCGGTGCTCGTGCCGGTCACCGCCGTGCTCGGGTTCCTGCTGACCGTCGGCGCGGCGCTGGGCGCCACGGTGGCGATCTTCGAGTGGGGCTGGCTGCAGCAGCTGGTCAACGCGAACGGCGAGGCGCCGATCATCTCCTTCGCGCCGATCCTCGTGGTGGGCATCCTCTTCGGGCTGGCGATGGACTACCAGATCTTCATCGTCAGCCGGATCCACGAGGCGCACTCGCGCGCGTCGAGGAGCGAGGAGCCCATGGTGGCCGTGGTCAGCGGCTTCGGCGCCGCGGCGCCCGTCGTGGTGGCCGCTGCGACGATCATGCTGTCGGTGTTCGGCGGCTTCGTGCCGGAGGGCAACGCCACCATCAAGCCCATCGCGTTCGCCCTGGCCGTGGGCGTGCTCTTCGACGCCGTGCTCGTGCGGATGGTGCTCATCCCCGCCGTGCTGGCGCTGCTCGGCCGGGCCGCCTGGTGGCTCCCGCGGTGGCTGCGCTGGCTGCCCGAGCTCGACGTCGAGGGCCGCGCGGTGGAGGCCTCCCTGGCGAGCGGAGCGCGTGGGGAGCGGCCCGGCGAGGCCACGGGGGAGCGCACGGGCGCCGCGGCTCACTAG